One Halalkalicoccus sp. NIPERK01 genomic region harbors:
- a CDS encoding redoxin domain-containing protein, which produces MIQLSGGIALASMAGCLGSDDDPKDTDEKNDPDDGENTKDGGENDKPKSGDDAPKVDVETHDGKTVTVEARDKPTIVMFADIESEECKSYSKTLVDLHEEYHDRAYVVTINSNLDVSKEDLKAFHEEYGGDWDHAMGHAKALEKYGIEASVTICVIDEHGKIAFRIDGEIDRETVEKLLEAYANGEIDQKDIEEVIEAYRKGEIDEKDVEEAIETYADD; this is translated from the coding sequence ATGATCCAGCTGTCCGGTGGCATAGCGCTCGCGAGCATGGCCGGCTGTCTCGGCAGCGACGACGATCCGAAGGACACCGACGAGAAGAACGACCCTGACGACGGCGAGAATACCAAGGATGGCGGCGAGAACGACAAGCCCAAAAGCGGGGATGACGCCCCGAAGGTCGACGTCGAGACCCACGACGGCAAGACGGTCACGGTCGAGGCCAGGGACAAACCGACCATCGTGATGTTCGCCGACATCGAAAGCGAGGAGTGTAAGTCCTACTCGAAGACGCTGGTCGACCTCCACGAGGAGTACCACGACCGCGCGTACGTGGTCACGATCAACTCCAACCTGGACGTCTCGAAGGAGGACCTCAAGGCGTTCCACGAGGAGTACGGCGGCGACTGGGACCACGCGATGGGTCACGCCAAGGCCCTCGAGAAGTACGGCATCGAGGCCTCGGTGACGATCTGTGTCATCGACGAGCACGGAAAGATCGCCTTCCGTATCGACGGCGAAATCGACCGGGAGACGGTCGAGAAGCTCCTCGAGGCCTACGCCAACGGCGAGATCGATCAAAAGGACATCGAGGAGGTCATCGAAGCGTACCGAAAGGGCGAGATCGACGAAAAAGACGTCGAAGAGGCGATCGAAACGTACGCCGACGATTGA
- a CDS encoding peptidylprolyl isomerase, with protein MSDEEEADAADEPETDAETEAESQSDEDASEGADGLSDGDFVRLAYTARTVEDDQLVDTTDREIAEDEGVDVEERNIEPRVIALGAGHLFETVEADIEGKEAGDSGSVVVPAEEAFGEYSEDEVRTVSAEKIPEDDRYPGAHVDIDGQHGHVETVIGGRARVDFNHPLAGEDIEYEYEIVEEVEDRVDRAKGMLSMFVDADLEMWVETDEVEEETVVEPDEEDEDAEPETEVETVEKETLYIEATPQLTMNQQWMFQKQQIAQDLMDRLDLDRVIIQETIEGGGMMGGLGGMMGGMGGGGGVEEALEDADVDADEIVEELEGELDAEE; from the coding sequence ATGAGTGACGAAGAAGAGGCAGACGCAGCCGACGAACCCGAGACCGACGCCGAGACGGAGGCGGAGTCTCAGTCGGACGAGGACGCCTCGGAAGGGGCCGACGGGCTCTCCGACGGCGACTTCGTTCGTCTCGCGTACACGGCACGCACGGTCGAGGACGACCAGCTCGTCGACACCACGGATCGGGAGATCGCGGAGGACGAGGGCGTCGACGTCGAGGAGCGGAACATCGAGCCGCGCGTGATCGCGCTCGGCGCGGGCCACCTCTTCGAGACGGTCGAGGCCGACATCGAGGGCAAGGAGGCCGGCGATTCGGGAAGCGTCGTCGTCCCTGCCGAGGAGGCCTTCGGCGAGTACAGCGAGGACGAGGTCCGCACCGTCAGCGCCGAGAAGATCCCCGAGGACGACCGCTACCCCGGCGCACACGTCGACATCGACGGCCAGCACGGCCACGTCGAGACCGTCATCGGCGGGCGCGCCCGCGTCGACTTCAACCACCCGCTCGCGGGCGAGGACATCGAGTACGAGTACGAGATCGTCGAGGAGGTCGAGGACCGCGTCGACCGCGCGAAGGGGATGCTCTCGATGTTCGTCGACGCCGACCTCGAGATGTGGGTCGAGACCGACGAGGTCGAGGAGGAGACGGTCGTCGAACCCGACGAAGAGGACGAAGACGCCGAACCCGAGACCGAGGTCGAAACGGTCGAGAAGGAGACGCTGTACATCGAGGCCACGCCACAGCTGACGATGAACCAGCAGTGGATGTTCCAGAAACAGCAGATCGCCCAGGACCTGATGGACCGGCTGGACCTCGATCGGGTCATCATCCAGGAGACCATCGAGGGCGGCGGCATGATGGGCGGTCTCGGCGGCATGATGGGCGGCATGGGCGGCGGTGGCGGCGTCGAGGAGGCGCTCGAGGACGCCGACGTCGACGCCGACGAGATCGTCGAGGAACTCGAAGGCGAACTCGACGCAGAGGAGTAG
- a CDS encoding ATPase domain-containing protein produces the protein MSRRLPTGIDVLDRKLSGGIPAGSVVALSAAPASQSELLLYELTAPRETLYLTTERSVEAVRDAFERTTAPTGTPEIEQVASDAPLDEVSRLVETVPNGATVIVDPVDALERRDPARYRRFMNGLQTAMVNTESVAVLHCLAGNDPPAGRDLTEYMADVVFSLETTISGESIENRLAVPKFRGGRALSETIKLELAERVRIDTSRDIA, from the coding sequence ATGAGTCGACGCTTACCGACGGGGATCGACGTGCTCGACCGGAAGTTGAGCGGCGGGATCCCCGCGGGCAGCGTCGTCGCGCTCTCGGCCGCGCCGGCGAGCCAGTCGGAACTGCTGTTGTACGAACTCACCGCCCCCCGCGAGACGCTGTATCTCACGACCGAGCGGTCGGTGGAGGCGGTCCGCGACGCGTTCGAGCGGACCACCGCCCCGACGGGAACCCCCGAGATCGAGCAGGTCGCGAGCGACGCCCCGCTGGACGAGGTGAGCCGCCTCGTCGAGACGGTCCCGAACGGGGCCACGGTGATCGTCGATCCGGTCGACGCCCTGGAGCGGCGCGATCCCGCCCGGTATCGACGGTTCATGAACGGGCTGCAGACGGCGATGGTTAACACCGAGAGCGTCGCGGTGTTACACTGTCTCGCGGGCAACGACCCGCCGGCGGGACGCGACCTCACCGAGTACATGGCCGACGTGGTGTTCTCGCTCGAGACGACGATCAGCGGCGAGTCCATCGAGAACCGGCTCGCGGTCCCGAAGTTCCGCGGCGGACGTGCGCTGAGCGAGACGATCAAACTCGAACTCGCAGAACGGGTCCGGATCGATACGAGCCGGGATATCGCCTGA
- a CDS encoding TIGR03557 family F420-dependent LLM class oxidoreductase, with translation MVALGYTLSSEEHGPTTLVENAARAEEVGFEFVSISDHFHPWVEAQGESPFVWSTLGGIAQATDEIDVGVGVTCPTVRIHPAILAQAAATTARMLDGRFFFGVGSGENLNEHVLGDRWPEAAVRLEMLEEAVGVIRDLWEGENYSHHGTYYDVENAKIYTLPDELPPIVVSAFGPKAARSAADIGDGLWCVGPQEEPLETYAEAGGDGPKYAQIDVCYAESEEEALDTVYETWPNGEISGELSQVLPTPAHFEQAAEMVDREDVAESATPLGPDPEPFVDSVEACVDAGYDHVYFHQIGPDQEGFFEFYEEHLRSAF, from the coding sequence ATGGTCGCTCTCGGCTACACCCTATCGAGCGAGGAGCACGGCCCGACCACGCTGGTCGAGAACGCCGCCCGCGCCGAGGAGGTCGGCTTCGAGTTCGTCTCGATCTCCGATCACTTCCACCCGTGGGTCGAAGCGCAGGGCGAGAGCCCGTTCGTCTGGAGCACGCTCGGCGGTATCGCACAGGCCACCGACGAGATCGACGTCGGCGTCGGCGTCACGTGTCCCACCGTCAGGATCCACCCCGCGATCCTCGCCCAGGCCGCGGCGACCACGGCACGGATGCTCGACGGGCGCTTCTTCTTCGGCGTCGGAAGCGGCGAGAACCTGAACGAGCACGTGCTGGGCGACCGCTGGCCCGAGGCGGCGGTCCGCCTGGAGATGCTCGAGGAGGCCGTCGGCGTGATCCGCGACCTCTGGGAGGGCGAGAACTACAGCCATCATGGTACCTACTACGACGTCGAGAACGCGAAGATCTACACCCTTCCCGACGAACTCCCGCCGATCGTCGTCTCCGCGTTCGGCCCGAAGGCCGCCCGCTCGGCGGCCGACATCGGCGACGGCCTGTGGTGTGTCGGTCCGCAGGAAGAACCCCTCGAGACCTACGCCGAGGCCGGCGGCGACGGCCCGAAATACGCCCAGATCGACGTCTGTTACGCCGAGAGCGAGGAGGAGGCGCTCGACACCGTCTACGAGACGTGGCCCAACGGCGAGATATCGGGCGAGTTGAGCCAGGTCCTGCCGACGCCGGCGCACTTCGAGCAGGCCGCGGAGATGGTCGACCGCGAGGACGTCGCCGAGAGCGCCACGCCGCTGGGGCCGGACCCCGAACCGTTCGTCGACAGCGTCGAGGCCTGCGTCGACGCCGGCTACGACCACGTCTACTTCCACCAGATCGGCCCCGATCAGGAGGGCTTTTTCGAGTTCTACGAGGAGCACCTCCGATCGGCGTTCTAA
- the pyrB gene encoding aspartate carbamoyltransferase: MWHDHVLTAKQFSRADIETVLDRAADFDGPTGDTRHTDSLLGLLFFEPSTRTKMSFETAIKRLGGDTIDMGSVGSSSVSKGESLADTVRVIEGYADALVLRHPKQGAAKMASEFVDVPVINAGDGAGHHPTQTLLDLYTIRENAGLDDLSIGIMGDLKYGRTVHSLAQALTNFEVTQHFVSPESLALPPTVRYDLDEAGASVEEHTGLDGVLPDLDVLYVTRIQRERFPDENEYRAVASEYGIDLGTLENAKDDLSIMHPLPRVDEIDPAIDDTDHATYFEQAHNGIPVRMALLDLLL; this comes from the coding sequence ATGTGGCACGATCACGTGCTCACCGCAAAGCAGTTCTCGCGGGCGGACATCGAGACGGTGCTCGACCGCGCGGCCGACTTCGACGGCCCGACGGGCGACACCCGCCACACCGACTCGCTGCTCGGTCTGCTGTTCTTCGAACCCAGCACGCGCACCAAGATGAGCTTCGAGACGGCGATCAAACGCCTCGGCGGTGACACCATCGACATGGGATCGGTCGGCTCCTCGTCGGTGTCGAAGGGCGAGAGCCTCGCCGACACGGTGCGGGTGATCGAGGGCTACGCCGACGCGCTCGTCCTTCGCCACCCCAAACAGGGCGCGGCGAAGATGGCCAGCGAGTTCGTCGACGTGCCCGTGATCAACGCGGGCGACGGCGCGGGCCACCACCCCACCCAGACGCTGCTCGACCTCTACACCATCCGCGAGAACGCCGGCCTCGACGACCTCTCTATAGGTATCATGGGCGATCTGAAGTACGGGCGGACGGTCCACTCGCTCGCGCAGGCGCTGACGAACTTCGAGGTCACACAGCACTTTGTCAGCCCCGAGAGCCTCGCGCTCCCGCCGACGGTGCGCTACGACCTCGACGAGGCCGGCGCGTCGGTCGAGGAACACACCGGACTCGACGGCGTCCTCCCCGACCTCGACGTGCTGTACGTCACCCGGATCCAGCGCGAGCGGTTCCCCGACGAGAACGAGTACCGCGCCGTGGCGAGCGAGTACGGGATCGACCTCGGGACGCTCGAAAACGCGAAGGATGACCTCTCGATCATGCACCCCCTCCCGAGGGTCGACGAGATCGACCCCGCGATCGACGACACCGACCACGCGACGTACTTCGAACAGGCACACAACGGCATCCCCGTGCGGATGGCACTGCTCGACTTACTCCTATGA
- the pyrI gene encoding aspartate carbamoyltransferase regulatory subunit encodes MTDDHQLRVGKIENGTVIDHVTGGQALNVLAILDIDGSGGEEVSVGMNVPSDRIGRKDIVKVEGRELSQGEVDVLSLIAPDATINIVRNYDVVEKHRVERPAEVVGVLSCPNANCITTEREPVDSRFTVLADGVRCAYCGTLIREEFATHIDVG; translated from the coding sequence ATGACGGACGACCACCAACTCCGCGTCGGCAAGATCGAGAACGGCACCGTCATCGACCACGTCACCGGCGGCCAGGCGCTGAACGTCCTCGCGATCCTCGACATCGACGGGTCGGGCGGCGAGGAGGTCTCCGTCGGGATGAACGTCCCCTCGGATCGGATCGGACGAAAGGACATCGTGAAGGTCGAGGGCCGCGAGTTGAGCCAGGGCGAGGTCGACGTCCTCTCGCTGATCGCCCCCGACGCGACGATCAACATCGTCCGGAACTACGACGTGGTGGAGAAACACCGCGTCGAGCGCCCCGCGGAGGTCGTCGGCGTCCTCTCGTGTCCGAACGCCAACTGCATCACGACCGAACGCGAACCCGTCGACTCGCGCTTTACCGTCCTCGCGGACGGGGTCCGGTGTGCGTACTGCGGGACGCTGATCCGCGAGGAGTTCGCGACACACATCGACGTCGGATAG
- a CDS encoding universal stress protein — protein MKILVPIDESDQSREALRYAHEAFPDGEITAVHVIPVEGYWAAFTDDPEAIPRYEKAREHAEELLDAARSEVDAGIETRIETGSPVREIVDMAGRDGFDAVVIGSHGRTGATRVLLGSVAEAVARRSPVPVTIVR, from the coding sequence ATGAAGATCCTCGTTCCGATCGACGAGTCCGACCAGTCACGCGAAGCACTGCGGTACGCCCACGAGGCGTTTCCCGACGGCGAGATCACCGCGGTACACGTGATCCCCGTCGAGGGCTACTGGGCCGCGTTCACGGACGATCCGGAGGCCATACCGAGATACGAGAAGGCGCGTGAACACGCCGAGGAACTCCTCGACGCGGCGCGAAGCGAGGTCGATGCCGGGATCGAGACGCGAATCGAGACCGGGAGCCCGGTCCGCGAGATCGTCGATATGGCGGGTAGAGACGGCTTCGACGCGGTCGTGATCGGCAGTCACGGCCGTACCGGGGCGACGCGAGTCCTGCTGGGGAGCGTCGCGGAAGCGGTCGCCCGGCGCTCGCCCGTCCCGGTGACGATCGTTCGGTAG
- a CDS encoding universal stress protein, with translation MYERILVPTDGSTDAENALSHAVELAAAFDATLHGLYVVDLDRYGSVGSFDPLDKRLEGMGRETLATVERVAADRGVETVTELREGSVHRQINDYAADHDIDAIVMGPRGRSRLDRMLVGSVTERVVRTADRPVIVVRKRR, from the coding sequence ATGTACGAGAGGATCCTCGTTCCGACGGACGGCAGCACCGACGCGGAGAACGCGCTCTCACACGCGGTCGAACTCGCGGCGGCGTTCGACGCGACGCTCCACGGCCTCTACGTCGTCGACCTCGACAGATACGGCAGCGTCGGCAGTTTCGACCCGCTCGACAAGCGCCTTGAGGGGATGGGCCGCGAGACGCTCGCGACCGTCGAGCGCGTCGCCGCCGACCGCGGCGTCGAGACCGTCACCGAACTCCGGGAGGGGTCGGTCCACCGCCAGATCAACGACTACGCCGCCGACCACGATATCGACGCCATCGTCATGGGGCCGCGGGGTCGCTCCAGACTCGACCGAATGTTGGTCGGAAGCGTGACCGAACGGGTGGTCCGCACCGCCGACCGACCCGTGATCGTCGTTCGAAAGCGGAGATAA
- the tenA gene encoding thiaminase II: MSFVASLEPEAERIWDAIHEHPMVRGIGDGSLDEEPFRHWVRQDYVYLIEYNRVFAFGAARAPDLARIERFADLLSETVSTEMDLHRSYAAEFGIGETALESTEPSPTTRAYTDFLVRTAATGSFGELIAALLPCMWGFNDTGRRLAEAGLPDHEGYARWIEMYSSPEFTELAEWCKELMDEVAAGAGEARRERYREAFLTSARYEYLFWDAAWNGEEWPV; this comes from the coding sequence ATGTCGTTCGTCGCGTCGCTCGAACCCGAGGCCGAACGGATCTGGGACGCCATCCACGAGCACCCGATGGTGCGGGGGATCGGCGACGGGAGTCTGGACGAGGAGCCGTTTCGCCACTGGGTCCGACAGGACTACGTCTACCTGATCGAGTACAACCGCGTCTTCGCGTTCGGGGCCGCCCGCGCGCCGGATCTCGCCCGGATCGAGCGCTTCGCCGACCTGCTCTCGGAGACGGTCTCGACCGAGATGGACCTGCATCGCTCCTACGCCGCGGAGTTCGGGATCGGCGAGACGGCGTTGGAGTCGACCGAGCCCTCGCCGACGACGCGCGCCTACACCGACTTCCTCGTGCGGACCGCGGCGACCGGGAGTTTCGGCGAACTGATCGCCGCGCTCCTGCCGTGTATGTGGGGGTTCAACGACACGGGGAGGAGGCTCGCCGAGGCGGGTCTGCCCGATCACGAGGGGTACGCACGCTGGATCGAGATGTACTCGAGTCCCGAGTTCACCGAACTCGCGGAGTGGTGCAAGGAACTCATGGACGAGGTGGCCGCCGGCGCGGGAGAGGCCCGTCGAGAACGGTATCGCGAGGCGTTTCTCACCTCCGCGCGCTACGAGTACCTGTTCTGGGACGCCGCCTGGAACGGCGAGGAGTGGCCGGTGTGA
- a CDS encoding NUDIX hydrolase: MTTIDGLWYRANEASQRAEQAYHHLRERHDAFLERDRHRRVSRRRFRTLTERVERTGAPYGAHTIVYRPSGELLLVRHEGVDLWVLPGGEVGPEEDFQRAAVRELAEEAGVDADYEGLGVLTQVTITCGEYETWGVIPVFVARALTTETHIADPDDEISAARWFSDLPEDTRDREDLLAWREREL, encoded by the coding sequence ATGACCACGATCGACGGGCTGTGGTACCGCGCGAACGAGGCGAGCCAGCGCGCCGAGCAGGCGTACCACCACCTGCGCGAGCGCCACGACGCGTTCCTCGAACGCGACCGCCACCGTCGGGTCTCACGGAGGCGATTTCGCACCCTGACCGAGCGCGTCGAGCGTACAGGCGCGCCCTACGGTGCCCACACCATCGTCTATCGCCCCTCGGGGGAACTCCTGCTCGTGCGCCACGAGGGCGTCGACCTGTGGGTGCTGCCGGGCGGCGAGGTCGGCCCCGAGGAGGACTTCCAGCGCGCCGCCGTCCGCGAACTCGCCGAGGAGGCCGGCGTCGACGCCGACTACGAGGGACTGGGGGTCCTCACGCAGGTCACGATCACCTGCGGGGAGTACGAGACCTGGGGCGTGATCCCCGTGTTCGTCGCCCGCGCGCTCACGACCGAGACCCACATCGCCGACCCCGACGACGAGATCTCCGCCGCGCGGTGGTTCTCGGATCTCCCCGAGGACACCCGCGACCGCGAGGACCTGCTCGCGTGGCGCGAGCGCGAACTGTGA
- a CDS encoding DUF1918 domain-containing protein, whose translation MSFDEDDRVVLSDEHSEFDGQEGRITQVMETMFGDATYTVSFEDGQETGVPESDLSPADATDDE comes from the coding sequence ATGAGCTTCGACGAGGACGACCGCGTCGTGCTGTCCGACGAGCACAGCGAGTTCGACGGCCAGGAAGGGCGGATCACGCAGGTGATGGAGACCATGTTCGGCGACGCCACCTACACGGTGAGCTTCGAGGACGGCCAGGAGACCGGCGTCCCCGAGTCGGACCTCTCGCCCGCCGACGCTACCGACGACGAGTAA
- a CDS encoding RNA-binding protein gives MAAVPLHYVDLRTFCYATEDEKRVEEALRTYLPEGFEIERAETEGYHGDRILVLSARVENADGIRHVLDTLRGSADLERVRDQLDERVTENCELFLYLDKQAAFGGEAALGEGITLRAKVEAYPAKKESAVENVREIL, from the coding sequence ATGGCCGCCGTCCCGCTCCACTACGTCGACCTCCGGACCTTCTGTTACGCCACCGAGGACGAGAAACGGGTCGAGGAGGCGCTCCGGACCTACCTTCCCGAGGGGTTCGAGATCGAGCGCGCCGAGACCGAGGGCTATCACGGCGACCGCATCCTCGTCCTCTCGGCGCGCGTCGAGAACGCCGACGGGATTCGCCACGTTCTCGACACGCTCAGGGGATCGGCCGACCTGGAGCGGGTTCGCGACCAACTCGACGAGCGGGTGACCGAGAACTGCGAACTGTTCCTGTATCTCGACAAGCAGGCCGCCTTCGGCGGCGAGGCCGCGCTCGGCGAGGGGATCACCCTGCGGGCGAAGGTCGAGGCCTACCCCGCGAAGAAGGAGTCAGCAGTGGAAAACGTCCGCGAGATTCTGTAG
- a CDS encoding APC family permease, which produces MSEADTTERGLVKALSQRDLLVLAFGAMIGWGWIVLSGQWIDEGGPLGAISAFVIGGVLVVFVAVIYGELASAMPFVGGEHVYSHRALGPLGSFICTWAISFGYVSVAAFEAVALPSALAYVVPGFNAVELWSIAGDPVYATWVLVGAGGAAAMTYVNYVGIRPAAQFQAVVTLVIALAGVVLVIGAVTGGQPSPDPPVIAGAAGIFGVVLATPFMFVGFDVIPQAAEEADVPTRSLGTIIVVAVLLATLFYIAVIWGSSRALPGAQLVESPLPAAAAMEALYDSATVGQLMALAGIAGILTSWNAFIIGGSRAIFAMAESGMLPSFLAKTHPEYNTPHTAIVLIGVSSVLAPLFGEGMLGWIVNAGGLGIVLAWLFVCVSFLVLRRREPGMDRPFKVPAGYATGGVALVLSAFFVFLYLPGGPSALVWPYEWLMVLLWALLGVGLFALSPRGRDLL; this is translated from the coding sequence ATGTCAGAGGCGGACACGACCGAGCGCGGGCTTGTGAAGGCGCTCTCTCAACGCGATTTGTTAGTACTGGCGTTCGGCGCGATGATCGGCTGGGGATGGATCGTCCTCTCGGGCCAGTGGATAGACGAGGGCGGCCCGTTGGGCGCGATCTCGGCGTTCGTCATCGGGGGCGTCCTCGTGGTCTTCGTCGCGGTCATCTACGGCGAACTCGCCTCGGCGATGCCGTTCGTCGGCGGCGAGCACGTCTACAGCCACCGGGCGCTCGGGCCGTTGGGATCCTTTATCTGTACGTGGGCGATCTCCTTCGGCTACGTCAGCGTCGCCGCCTTCGAGGCCGTCGCCCTGCCGTCGGCGCTCGCGTACGTGGTTCCGGGGTTCAACGCGGTCGAACTCTGGTCGATCGCCGGCGATCCCGTCTACGCGACGTGGGTGCTCGTCGGCGCGGGCGGCGCGGCCGCCATGACCTACGTCAACTACGTCGGGATCCGCCCGGCCGCGCAGTTCCAGGCGGTCGTCACCCTCGTCATCGCGCTCGCGGGAGTAGTGTTGGTGATCGGCGCGGTCACAGGCGGCCAGCCCTCGCCCGACCCGCCCGTGATCGCCGGGGCGGCGGGGATCTTCGGGGTCGTGCTCGCGACGCCGTTCATGTTCGTCGGCTTCGACGTCATCCCGCAGGCCGCCGAAGAGGCCGACGTCCCCACGCGATCGCTGGGGACGATCATCGTCGTCGCCGTCCTGCTTGCGACGCTGTTCTACATCGCCGTCATCTGGGGATCGAGCCGTGCGCTTCCCGGGGCTCAACTGGTCGAGAGCCCGCTGCCGGCGGCGGCGGCCATGGAGGCGCTGTACGACAGCGCGACGGTCGGCCAGCTGATGGCCCTTGCCGGTATCGCCGGCATCCTCACGAGCTGGAACGCATTCATCATCGGCGGGAGTCGGGCGATCTTCGCGATGGCCGAATCGGGCATGCTACCGTCGTTCCTCGCGAAGACCCACCCCGAGTACAACACGCCCCACACCGCCATCGTCCTGATCGGCGTTTCGTCGGTTCTCGCGCCGCTGTTCGGCGAGGGGATGCTCGGCTGGATCGTCAACGCCGGCGGGCTGGGAATCGTCCTCGCGTGGCTGTTCGTCTGCGTCTCGTTTCTCGTCCTCCGGCGCCGGGAACCCGGAATGGATCGACCATTCAAAGTTCCCGCAGGCTACGCGACGGGCGGGGTCGCGCTCGTCCTCTCGGCCTTCTTCGTCTTCCTCTACCTCCCCGGCGGACCGTCGGCGCTCGTCTGGCCCTACGAGTGGCTGATGGTCCTGCTGTGGGCGCTTCTGGGCGTCGGGCTGTTCGCGCTCTCGCCGCGCGGGCGCGACCTCCTCTAG
- a CDS encoding AMP-binding protein, translating to MTLSLSRRAVLWGERTAVIETSEGRRYSYADLGALAERFARKLAGRGVEPGDRIALLSRNRIETLALVFATRRLGCALASVSPYRSKSGISGLVDRLDPRLVLHEDAQSDRLRKVRETTTLGELSEVDPAEYEPADSPPDPWLLFHAPAEEDATVYAFSSRAVERNCIAGTTAWGLGRSRVANLASLFRTDGLLVGTLPALYAGGTVVLHRAFRPDPALSLIERHDATHVYGTPLEFDRLTEAEGFSMANFASVEAFYSSAPLPAELHDAYLLQDRPVGRLFGTPAVPHLLTFPPERDDAVEKGGSVGRPVLDCEVRIADGQLEARGPVIAEGTLDGAFEGWVGTGVRARRDDDGDYWIED from the coding sequence ATGACCCTGTCGCTCTCCCGGCGGGCGGTCCTTTGGGGCGAGCGGACGGCCGTGATCGAGACCAGCGAGGGGAGACGCTACAGCTACGCCGACCTCGGGGCGCTCGCCGAGCGATTCGCCCGGAAGCTCGCCGGCCGTGGCGTCGAACCCGGCGACCGGATCGCGCTGCTCTCGCGGAACCGGATCGAGACCCTCGCGCTGGTCTTCGCGACCCGTCGTCTGGGGTGTGCGCTCGCGTCGGTCTCGCCCTATCGCTCGAAATCGGGGATCTCGGGGCTCGTCGATCGACTCGATCCGCGCCTCGTCCTCCACGAGGACGCCCAGTCCGACCGCCTGCGGAAGGTGCGCGAGACCACGACCCTCGGGGAGCTCTCGGAGGTCGACCCGGCGGAGTACGAGCCTGCCGATTCGCCGCCGGATCCCTGGCTGCTCTTTCACGCCCCGGCGGAGGAGGACGCGACCGTCTACGCGTTCTCGTCGCGGGCCGTCGAGCGCAACTGCATCGCCGGGACGACCGCGTGGGGGCTGGGACGGTCGCGGGTAGCGAACCTCGCCTCGCTCTTTCGAACCGACGGCCTGCTCGTGGGCACGCTGCCGGCGCTGTACGCGGGCGGAACGGTCGTGCTCCACCGGGCGTTCCGCCCCGACCCCGCCCTCTCGCTGATCGAGCGCCACGACGCGACGCACGTCTACGGGACGCCCCTGGAGTTCGACCGGCTGACCGAGGCCGAGGGGTTCTCGATGGCGAACTTCGCGAGCGTCGAGGCCTTCTATTCGAGCGCGCCGCTTCCCGCCGAACTCCACGACGCCTACCTGCTTCAGGATCGACCGGTGGGCCGGCTGTTCGGGACGCCCGCGGTCCCGCACCTGCTGACGTTTCCGCCCGAGCGCGACGACGCGGTGGAGAAGGGCGGAAGCGTCGGCAGGCCGGTGCTCGACTGCGAGGTTCGAATCGCGGACGGACAACTGGAGGCGCGCGGCCCGGTGATCGCCGAGGGAACCCTCGACGGGGCGTTCGAGGGCTGGGTCGGGACGGGCGTGCGGGCGCGACGCGACGACGATGGCGACTACTGGATCGAGGACTAG